A single region of the Drosophila takahashii strain IR98-3 E-12201 chromosome 2R, DtakHiC1v2, whole genome shotgun sequence genome encodes:
- the Rpp25 gene encoding ribonuclease P protein subunit p25-like protein has product MMHYRKAENVEKELSKTDLPFEDCMPKSQKDFLWMHVKGGTKVSNVIEFAQASLNKGEHRCVVWSGSGGGVVKTISCAEVLKRSHPVYQVTRMAYNSVEEHWKPQMEGLEEIIVNRQIPTLHILMSLDELPDSIEGLQKPNTSTDFWEGGGAKSRPQPRQQQQQQKQHQGDAGRSNKRHRSGRNKPAQQHGTPATEENQPTSQSQG; this is encoded by the exons ATGATGCACTACCGCAAGGCCGAAAATGTGGAGAAGGAGCTCAGCAAAACCGATTTGCCGTTCGAGGACTGCATGCCAAAGTCCCAAAAGGATTTTCTTTGGATGCAT gtaAAAGGCGGTACTAAAGTGAGCAATGTGATAGAATTCGCTCAGGCATCGCTCAACAAAGGCGAACACAGATGCGTAGTTTGGAGCGGATCCGGTGGCGGAGTGGTCAAGACTATATCCTGTGCAGAGGTGCTCAAGAGGAGCCACCCTGTCTACCAGGTGACCCGCATGGCCTACAATAG CGTGGAGGAGCACTGGAAGCCACAGATGGAAGGCCTCGAGGAGATCATCGTTAACCGCCAGATACCCACCCTACACATCCTTATGAGCCTGGACGAACTGCCGGACAGTATAGAGGG CTTACAGAAGCCAAATACATCCACCGATTTCTGGGAGGGCGGAGGGGCAAAGTCGCGTCCCCAACCAcgccaacagcagcaacaacaaaaacaacaccaAGGTGATGCAGGTCGGTCAAACAAGCGCCACAGATCCGGACGCAATAAACCAGCCCAACAACACGGAACACCTGCCACTGAAGAGAATCAACCAACCAGTCAGAGTCAAGGTTGA
- the LOC108066180 gene encoding uncharacterized protein isoform X2 codes for MRILMWYFFVLIAINAALKINAKSRQKAKLAGDDPLRAYNEVVQNLIKNWESPVVFLRDRGFLPKNFEDTSKIKPNLDALMQRIERAKRNQPIIKIQHREMREIKRPRNHRGFGATSGSMLSNLEQLKALDSKGKKSKSRANDQELQLLAMKRRLEQLQQGAETQDPPGFRRQIKLMPRAKDPVKSAQSYDEVLQRMIEKTSPHFKQRPNLHLDKVASSKEDKLLHSAPLSLIEPRRPRKSKMTRLNRNWRPPGI; via the exons ATGCGAATTTTAATGTG GTATTTTTTTGTACTCATCGCTATTAATGCAGCTCTAAAGATCAATGCCAAGTCAAGACAAAAGGCGAAACTGGCAGGCGACGACCCGCTACGAGCGTATAATGAGGTCGTGCAGAATTTGATAAAGAACTGGGAGTCTCCCGTTGTTTTCCTCAGAGATCGAGGTTTTCTGCCTAAAAACTTTGAGGATACGTCGAAAATCAAACCCAATTTAGACGCTCTGATGCAAAGAATTGAGAGAGCCAAAAGGAATCAACCGATTATAAAGATACAACACAGAGAAATGCGGGAGATAAAGCGGCCAAGAAATCATCGCGGATTTGGGGCCACCTCGGGATCTATGCTTTCCAACTTGGAGCAGTTGAAAGCCCTAGACAGCAAGGGAAAAAAGTCGAAGTCTAGGGCAAATGATCAGGAGCTACAACTGCTGGCCATGAAGCGGCGCTTGGAACAGTTGCAACAAGGAGCCGAAACTCAGGATCCACCAGGATTCCGTAGACAGATCAAACTAATGCCAAGAGCCAAGGATCCGGTCAAGTCTGCGCAGAGCTACGATGAAGTATTGCAGCGAATGATTGAAAAGACGAGTCCGCACTTTAAGCAGCGCCCCAATTTGCATCTAGATAAAGTTGCATCTTCCAAGGAAGATAAACTGTTGCATTCGGCCCCTCTAAGCTTGA TCGAGCCCAGGAGGCCAAGGAAGTCAAAGATGACGCGATTGAATCGGAATTGGCGGCCCCCAGGTATCTGA
- the LOC108066180 gene encoding uncharacterized protein isoform X1 — protein MRILMWYFFVLIAINAALKINAKSRQKAKLAGDDPLRAYNEVVQNLIKNWESPVVFLRDRGFLPKNFEDTSKIKPNLDALMQRIERAKRNQPIIKIQHREMREIKRPRNHRGFGATSGSMLSNLEQLKALDSKGKKSKSRANDQELQLLAMKRRLEQLQQGAETQDPPGFRRQIKLMPRAKDPVKSAQSYDEVLQRMIEKTSPHFKQRPNLHLDKVASSKEDKLLHSAPLSLSTYRAHSYQPILTDLPKSSRAQEAKEVKDDAIESELAAPRYLNWDMKKGRLDHYSSVEKEAYLNQLVRVFGQNLDLKESQQKKG, from the exons ATGCGAATTTTAATGTG GTATTTTTTTGTACTCATCGCTATTAATGCAGCTCTAAAGATCAATGCCAAGTCAAGACAAAAGGCGAAACTGGCAGGCGACGACCCGCTACGAGCGTATAATGAGGTCGTGCAGAATTTGATAAAGAACTGGGAGTCTCCCGTTGTTTTCCTCAGAGATCGAGGTTTTCTGCCTAAAAACTTTGAGGATACGTCGAAAATCAAACCCAATTTAGACGCTCTGATGCAAAGAATTGAGAGAGCCAAAAGGAATCAACCGATTATAAAGATACAACACAGAGAAATGCGGGAGATAAAGCGGCCAAGAAATCATCGCGGATTTGGGGCCACCTCGGGATCTATGCTTTCCAACTTGGAGCAGTTGAAAGCCCTAGACAGCAAGGGAAAAAAGTCGAAGTCTAGGGCAAATGATCAGGAGCTACAACTGCTGGCCATGAAGCGGCGCTTGGAACAGTTGCAACAAGGAGCCGAAACTCAGGATCCACCAGGATTCCGTAGACAGATCAAACTAATGCCAAGAGCCAAGGATCCGGTCAAGTCTGCGCAGAGCTACGATGAAGTATTGCAGCGAATGATTGAAAAGACGAGTCCGCACTTTAAGCAGCGCCCCAATTTGCATCTAGATAAAGTTGCATCTTCCAAGGAAGATAAACTGTTGCATTCGGCCCCTCTAAGCTTGAGTACGTATAGAGCGCACAGCTATCAGCCCATTCTAACCGATCTGCCCAAATCTAGTCGAGCCCAGGAGGCCAAGGAAGTCAAAGATGACGCGATTGAATCGGAATTGGCGGCCCCCAGGTATCTGAATTGGGACATGAAAAAAGGGCGACTCGATCATTACTCAAGCGTCGAGAAGGAGGCCTATTTGAATCAGTTAGTAAGAGTTTTTGGCCAGAACCTGGACTTGAAGGAGAgccaacaaaaaaagggaTGA
- the Tdc2 gene encoding aromatic-L-amino-acid decarboxylase, with protein sequence MDSTEFRKRGMEMVEYICNYLETLNERRVTPSVEPGYLRHLLPTEAPQEPEDWDQIMSDVEDKIMPGVTHWQHPRFHAYFPAGNSFPSILGDMLGDGIGCIGFSWAASPACTELETIVLDWLGKAIGLPDHFLALKEGSTGGGVIQTSASECVLVTMLAARAQALKRLKAQHPFVEEGHLLSKLMAYCSKEAHSCVEKAAMICFVKLRILEPDEDASLRGQTIYEAMEEDELQGLVPFFVSTTLGTTGSCAFDNLPEIGKQLQRFPGVWLHVDAAYAGNSFICPELKPLLKGIEYADSFNTNPNKWLLTNFDCSTLWVRDRIRLTSALVVDPLYLKHGYSDAAIDYRHWGVPLSRRFRSLKLWFVLRSYGISGLQHYIRHHIKLAKRFEELVLKDKRFEICNQVKLGLVCFRLKGTDKLNEKLLSIINESGKLHMVPASVGDRYIIRFCAVAQNATAEDIDYAWDIIVDFANELLEKEQHDELSEIMNRKKQDTLAQKRSFFVRMVSDPKIYNPAINKAGTPKLSMELPSPVVSRGSAPIIRTQMSVDHNSWISWPLAFLFNSNNEEKGNNVSLRFRHLDTNVRPTSSRRNSGAGSSPSPENELEYVNVQQQQLEQRSPRRSPMVVRKASGSRDNLN encoded by the exons ATGGATAGCACCGAATTTCGAAAACGTGGCATGGAAATGGTAGAGTACATCTGCAATTATCTGGAGACGCTGAACGAACGCCGAGTCACGCCCAGCGTGGAGCCGGGCTATCTGAGGCATCTGTTGCCAA CCGAGGCCCCACAGGAGCCGGAGGACTGGGACCAGATCATGAGCGACGTGGAGGACAAGATTATGCCCGGGGTGACGCACTGGCAGCATCCGCGCTTCCACGCTTACTTTCCGGCGGGCAACTCGTTCCCCTCGATCCTGGGCGACATGCTGGGTGATGGAATAGGCTGCATCGGATTCTCCTGGGCGGCCAGTCCCGCCTGCACCGAGCTGGAGACGATCGTGCTCGACTGGCTGGGCAAGGCCATCGGCCTGCCGGATCACTTTCTGGCCCTCAAGGAGGGCAGCACCGGCGGGGGAGTCATACAG ACTTCCGCCTCGGAGTGCGTGCTGGTCACGATGCTGGCTGCCCGGGCGCAGGCCCTGAAGAGGCTCAAGGCCCAACATCCGTTCGTGGAGGAGGGCCACCTGCTGTCCAAGCTGATGGCCTACTGCTCCAAGGAGGCGCACAGCTGCGTGGAGAAGGCGGCGATGATCTGCTTCGTGAAGCTGCGCATCCTAGAACCCGACGAGGACGCCAGTCTGCGCGGCCAGACGATCTACGAGGCCATGGAGGAGGACGAGCTGCAGGGCCTGGTGCCGTTCTTTGTCTCCACCACACTGGGCACCACGGGCTCCTGTGCGTTCGACAATCTGCCGGAGATTGGCAAGCAGCTGCAGCGCTTCCCGGGCGTCTGGCTGCATGTGGATGCCGCCTATGCGGGCAACAGCTTCATCTGTCCCGAACTGAAGCCCCTCCTGAAG GGCATCGAATACGCCGACTCATTCAACACGAATCCCAACAAATGGCTGCTGACCAACTTCGACTGCTCGACGCTGTGGGTGCGGGATCGCATCCGTCTGACATCAGCTTTGGTGGTGGATCCGCTGTACCTGAAGCACGGCTACTCGGATGCGGCCATCGACTATCGTCATTGGGGAGTTCCACTCAGTCGCCGTTTTCGTTCGCTGAAGCTGTG GTTTGTTCTGCGATCTTATGGGATTTCCGGACTCCAGCACTACATACGTCACCATATCAAACTGGCCAAGCGATTCGAGGAGCTCGTGCTCAAAGATAAACGCTTCGAGATCTGTAATCAAGTCAAG CTGGGACTGGTTTGCTTCCGGCTGAAAGGCACCGATAAGCTGAACGAAAAGCTGCTGAGCATAATCAACGAGTCTGGGAAACTGCACATGGTTCCGGCCAGCGTGGGAGATCGCTACATCATCCGGTTCTGCGCCGTGGCCCAGAATGCGACCGCCGAGGACATCGATTACGCCTGGGACATCATCGTGGACTTCGCCAACGAGCTGCTGGAGAAGGAGCAGCACGACGAGCTCTCCGAGATCATGAACCGCAAGAAGCAGGACACTCTGGCCCAGAAGCGCTCCTTTTTCGTGCGCATGGTTAGCGATCCGAAGATCTACAACCCGGCCATCAACAAGGCCGGCACCCCCAAGCTCTCCATGGAGCTGCCCTCGCCAGTGGTGAGCCGCGGTAGTGCCCCCATCATCCGGACCCAGATGTCGGTGGACCACAACTCGTGGATATCCTGGCCGCTGGCCTTCCTCTTCAACAGCAACAACGAGGAGAAGGGCAACAATGTCTCATTGCG CTTTCGACATCTGGACACCAACGTTCGACCCACTTCTTCTCGACGAAATTCCGGAGCCGGCTCCTCTCCATCGCCGGAAAACGAGCTGGAATACGTGAacgtccagcagcagcaactggagCAGCGATCCCCACGACGATCGCCCATGGTTGTTCGCAAGGCCTCCGGTTCTCGGGATAATCTCAACTAA
- the LOC108066226 gene encoding peptidyl-prolyl cis-trans isomerase H, with protein MPNWNQIQSQLRSSNNPVVFFDIAVGTTEIGRMIFELFADTVPRTAENFRQFCTGEYRPDGVPIGYKGASFHRVIKDFMIQGGDFVQGDGTGVTSIYGNTFGDENFTLKHDSPGLLSMANSGKETNGCQFFITCAKCNFLDGKHVVFGRVLDGLLIMRKIENVPTGPNNKPKLPVTISQCGQM; from the exons ATGCCCAACTGGAATCAAATACAGTCGCAGCTGCGGAGTTCCAACAATCCCGTCGTTTTTTTCGACATAGCCGTAGGCACAACG GAGATTGGACGAATGATATTTGAGCTATTTGCCGACACAGTGCCACGCACGGCGGAGAACTTCCGGCAGTTCTGCACGGGCGAGTACCGACCAGATGGAGTGCCCATTGGCTACAAGGGCGCCAGCTTCCACCGGGTGATCAAGGACTTCATGATCCAGGGCGGTGACTTTGTCCAGGGCGATGGCACTGGCGTGACCAGCATCTACGGCAACACCTTCGGCGACGAGAACTTCACCCTGAAGCACGACTCGCCGGGACTGCTGTCCATGGCGAACAGTGGCAAGGAGACGAACGGCTGCCAGTTCTTCATCACCTGCGCCAAATGCAACTTCCTGGACGGCAAGCACGTGGTCTTTGGTCGCGTCCTGGACGGCCTGCTCATCATGCGGAAGATCGAGAACGTGCCCACGGGCCCCAACAACAAGCCCAAACTGCCAGTGACCATTTCGCAGTGCGGGCAAATGTAG
- the Tdc1 gene encoding aromatic-L-amino-acid decarboxylase, with protein MDVEEFRKYGKEVIDYICQYGTNIEERDVAPTLDPGYLKKLLPADAPQSPESFKDVLEDFEQKIMPGVVHWNHPKFFAYFPSGNSFPSVLGDMLSSAIGSIGFSWASCPAAAELETIVMNWYAKALGLPKAFVSDAPGSTGGGALQGSASECVLVSLITARARAISELKGQTSVHDSVFLPSLIAYASREAHSSVEKATKMALVKLRIIDADERGRMRVDLLRQAIQNDVNAGLTPFFVVATVGTTGGCAFDDITEIGKVCRQVSSIWLHVDGAYAGNSFILPEMRVFSAGLEYADSFNTNPNKLLLTNFDASALWVRDVMNLKSALNVNPLYLRHEHLSGVDYRHYGIPLSRRFRALKLWFVFRTYGIRGLQEYIRNHMALAKKFEMLVRKDERFEVRNDVHLGLVCFRMRTGDEPNHMLLAQINHSGKMHMTPAKFNNRYVIRFCVTYEHATEKDILDAWSQIKCFAEEILRDHQLESSSVPTTPEGSERTSSEPVAPVAGKPPIKKKLTRTKSLRFSFTRSISREQYQSQSEHLMDGCTPILVVDPKTLQENFQKAADDNEKNNGNGITKLKDISDVDTDEASN; from the exons ATGGATGTGGAAGAGTTTCGCAAATACGGCAAGGAAGTGATCGATTATATATGCCAATACGGCACCAATATAGAGGAGCGCGATGTGGCGCCCACCTTGGATCCGGGTTACCTGAAAAAACTTCTACCAG CCGACGCTCCCCAGTCGCCGGAGTCGTTCAAGGACGTGCTCGAGGACTTCGAGCAGAAGATCATGCCGGGCGTGGTGCACTGGAACCATCCCAAGTTCTTCGCCTACTTCCCATCGGGCAACTCCTTTCCCTCGGTCCTGGGTGACATGCTGAGCAGTGCCATCGGTTCCATTGGCTTCAGCTGGGCCAGCTGCCCGGCGGCCGCCGAGCTGGAGACGATCGTGATGAACTGGTATGCCAAGGCCCTCGGCCTGCCCAAGGCCTTCGTTTCGGATGCGCCGGGCAGCACGGGCGGCGGTGCCCTCCAGGGATCCGCCTCCGAGTGCGTGCTCGTCTCGCTGATCACAGCTCGCGCCCGGGCCATCAGCGAGCTGAAGGGACAGACCAGTGTCCACGACAGCGTCTTCCTGCCCAGCCTGATCGCCTACGCCAGCCGCGAGGCCCACTCCTCCGTTGAGAAGGCCACCAAGATGGCGCTGGTCAAGCTCCGGATCATCGATGCCGACGAGCGCGGACGAATGCGCGTCGATCTGCTGCGCCAGGCCATTCAGAACGATGTGAATGCCGGTTTAACCCCCTTCTTTGTGGTGGCCACCGTGGGCACCACCGGCGGCTGTGCCTTCGACGACATCACGGAGATCGGCAAGGTGTGCCGCCAGGTGTCCAGCATTTGGCTGCACGTGGACGGTGCCTACGCGGGCAACTCCTTCATCCTGCCCGAGATGCGGGTCTTCTCTGCCGGACTGGAGTACGCCGACTCCTTCAACACGAATCCCAACAAGCTGCTGCTGACCAACTTCGATGCCTCCGCCCTGTGGGTGCGGGATGTGATGAATCTGAAGAGCGCGCTCAACGTGAATCCCCTGTACCTGCGCCATGAGCACTTGAGCGGAGTCGACTACCGTCACTACGGCATCCCCTTGAGTCGCCGCTTCCGGGCGCTCAAGCTCTGGTTCGTCTTCCGGACATACGGCATTAGGGGCCTGCAGGAGTACATCCGCAATCACATGGCGCTGGCCAAGAAGTTCGAGATGCTGGTGCGCAAGGATGAGCGATTCGAGGTGCGAAACGATGTCCACCTTGGCCTGGTCTGCTTCAGAATGCG AACTGGCGATGAACCCAATCACATGCTGTTGGCCCAGATCAACCATTCGGGCAAGATGCACATGACACCGGCCAAGTTTAACAACCGCTACGTCATTCGCTTCTGCGTCACCTACGAGCATGCCACCGAAAAGGACATCCTCGACGCTTGGAGCCAGATAAAGTGCTTCGCGGAGGAGATACTGCGTGACCACCAGCTGGAGTCCAGCTCCGTACCCACCACGCCGGAGGGCTCGGAGCGGACCAGCTCGGAGCCAGTGGCTCCAGTGGCGGGTAAGCCACCCATCAAGAAGAAGCTGACCAGAACCAAGTCCCTGCGATTCTCCTTCACGCGTAGCATTTCGCGGGAGCAATATCAGAGCCAGAGCGAGCACCTGATGGATGGTTGTACACCCATCCTGGTTGTGGACCCGAAAACTCTGCAGGAGAACTTCCAGAAGGCCGCGGATGACAATGAGAAGAACAACGGCAACGGCATCACAAAACTTAAAGATATATCCGACGTGGATACGGACGAGGCGAGTAACTGA